The window TTCTTCCAACACTCATTGTCCCCTTTGatatttttgctccaaaaatTAACCCTTTCAGCTCCGAACTCGTACTCATAGCATGTTTGATTTAGCAACAAAGTTTGATTTAGCAACAAACACACTGGGAGCTGCTGTACATAATACAACGACTTGTTAGGATGACAGATTGTTGCTGAAAGAAGTGGTAATGATGCCTCAACTTGAACTATATGAATGTTGAACTTATACAAGtttgatgttttaattttaaaaggtAGACATTTTAGCATTAACCTTAGCATTTCAAGTCTCCAAGTGGTTCCCTAGAGAATCACGCTCCTGTGTCATAAGACTTGTAGCTCGGTACTTGTGTATCCTTCCAACTTCGAGTGTCTCCTTGATTCATCTAACTAAACTATTCGAGTGTCTTCTTGTTTTTGTGCACACATCTAACTAAACTATTCGAGTGTCTTCTTGTTTTTGTGCACACACATGTAAAACGTGGTTCATCTAACTCAACTATTCTAATACATGACTTTTGTGACTACGATGAGAGAATGGAGGGAAAGGCCCTGTTTCTGTCTCTTCAATTATACACTCTTTACCAACAAGCAAGTTTGTGCACAAACACAATTCTCTCATTGCCAACTAAACCTGATGAGAAGGGTGCATGGGCTTCATGAATACAATAGACggtctattgtatgcagccttaccttgcatttccaCTGCTCGAACACATGGCAACAACATTACTAGCTAATCCAAGACTCCCCTTCAATGTTAccaatcaaaaagaaaaagaaaaaaaaacagcaGAATTTTGTGAACAGAAAAGATGTACTGTCTACTCAAAACTGAATTTATGCTGTTATCACATAATTTGATGTTAATATCCTCATCTTTATCAACTTTTGGGTATAACCTCCAATTTCTGTGGTGTACTCTCAGTCATATCCTTGTCACCTTCACGAAGACGGGACGAACATTTTCAGTTATTTCTCTTGAGGTTCAAGGCTACAAAATGAGGCTCAGGAACCAGGTAGAATCATTCTCCAAGAGAAACTGCTGTTAACACATGTTACATTTGATTTTCCATCTAAAGAAGAAAGAATCATATAACCTTTTTTAATTGACTCCTGCTGCTACATACCATCCGTTTCGAGTAAATTACATTTTTGGCATGAATCATATCAAGGTTATGTACCATAATCTTCACAAGGGACCCAACTTTTTGAGTCTTCCCAACATTTTCGTCATGGTATTGAGACTGTAAACTGGCTTTCTTCCTTGTATACCAAGTGATGAAGCAAGACAGCAACAATGAAGTCTTATTTTTTCTGGAAAGTTATCAATAACAAAAATGCTACGCAGCGACTGGCAGCACCGAGAAGGATGAGTTTTAGTAAGCAAGGGTACCAATGATCAAGCGCGTAGCCTTTTGTCCTTTGTACACCACATCTTGTGATCAGACACACTCCAGAGTACCTAAAATAGATCAACATATGACTTCTTAATCccaaaatatgatttgatattcAACAGCTGATCATGGCTAATGATTACGTAGAAGGCTAGTAGTAGGTAGGTTCGCGCTTTGCTTTTCGTTACCagtagtattagtattattatttccGTATTTCTCATTCCTACTTTTCTATTACTACTTATTGTCTCATATGCTACGGTTTTTTTACTATCTTGCTGGTGTTACTGCTTATGTTTCCCTAAATGCTGTGATTATATTTCCCAAAGTAGGGTAAGGTCGTGTACACTCTACTGTCTCCAtaacctcacttgtgggattacactggataTTGCTATTATTGTTGTCGTTCTAAATTTCAGCAAGTATTTGTTTAGCAAGGTTAACAGTAATGAAAGAAGAATTTAGACACAGTGGAGAAGGATTCACCAGACCTTTTAGaacattatttttcctttttctgcaGTGAACATAGAAATTAGAAAGTGATTATACTCTCTAAAACACATGATAAACAATTACACAACGTAAAATCAGATTTCTAAATACTGGAgatacaataataatcatgtcatcTTTTGATTTTCGTTGGCTCAGACGTATTTAGAGAAACAAGAAAGTCATTGTCACATCGACAAAATACATGAGAAACTTGATTGTTAATATGTACAGTAGCGAGCCTTCGACCCTTGTGACACATTTTGAAGTCGCACAAGCCTAATCCGAAACCCAAAGCCAACAATACAAGCTATCACATCCATAGTCTTGATGTACCATccaacatgaaaataaaataccactCAAAGCTTCAACATAGATGTTTTAAACTTTTCACTTCCTAAATAATCGTTGAGCTTCGTCAAAATAACAATATGTTCTTTTGTGTGTTCCATTAAACAACTTTTATTCTCATGTACCTTTGGGTTCCATTAGAGTCGTATGCTCCATTTGCAGCAAGTCATGCTTCATATATCTCAACCAAGCCAAAATCGATGGTTGTACAACTTGAAAATCGCAACCTCCTTACTCAAAGAAAACCTAACTGaaagcaaataaaaaagaaatattagagcTTTTAGACATTTTAGGTATTACAATTACTGACCAACCCATGTGTCTATAGCTAAATATGAATCCTACAAAACTGGATCCTAATTAATGGACGATGCGAAAGAAGTCACATTCATCAATCATTAGTATTATCTATTAAATGCCATGTTGTTAAAACATCGAAGATTaacgaatttaaaaaaaaaaaaaaaagcagcccGGTGCATTGAAGCTCTTGCTATGCATAgggttcggggaagggccccatcacaagggtgtattgtatgcagtCTTCCCTGGCATTTCCACCAAAGACTGTTTCCAATGCATGAACCCATGAACTCCTGTTCACATGGTGAcgactttaccagttactccaacgCTCCCCTTCAAGATCAACGAATAAAGCTGCTTAATGAAAAAGAACTGTGTTTGAAAATCTTCTTCAATTCTTTTTTCTGTTGTTGTTGCTTTCCAAGCTTGATGCAATTTTCTTACAAGGAATAGGCAAAATATACCTCATTGTGGATTATAGATTTCATTTTTCCGAAAGTCGCGATTCCTCAAGTTGATTGAACAAGTCCTGCAATGATAATATATCAATGAACTGAAACGAGCTAATAAACAAGGAAggagaaatttttaaaaataaatggtaGATTATCCAAAGAGTAGGGGCCCGTTTGATCGGTGGGATAATTTATCCCATCATATATATGGGATAATTTATCCCagtactaactaatacctcacaccaaacatgggataaactAGTCCTTCATNNNNNNNNNNNNNNNNNNNNNNNNNNNNNNNNNNNNNNNNNNNNNNNNNNNNNNNNNNNNNNNNNNNNNNNNNNNNNNNNNNNNNNNNNNNNNNNNNNNNTCCTTTCAAGGGAGAATGTTAGCACGATTTTCCTTTCACCAGTTGAGCTAAGAGCATATTGTTACCAGAATCctgatcaagaaaaaaaaaaggaagatttAAAACTCGCTAACAGTTGAAGCCAGGTAATTCATTGTTCTAATGCTTTCAGATGTTAACCTTTCATacaacaacagcaacatacccagtgtattcccaccaagtggggtttgggggATGTTAGCCTTGCGTATTTTTTATATAGGAACCAGAATTTTCTTCCACGTGTACCTTGGATATTCTATTAGAGACTCTGCATTTCCGGAGGACAATAAGATTTTACTCATTATCAAAGCACAAGGGTGAACAGGAGCAGCTCTAAACCGCATCCACCTTTCTCAAGTAACTGGAGAAGGGGAAAAAACAAGAATCATTTGATGAAACGTCAAGTAATGCATGAACTAGGCAGGCGAATTCGCAGCGGTACATCTATTTTATCTGTagctttttcaaataaaaaatgactCATATTTCAAAAGACATACATTCGGGGCTGACATATCAACGTACTGTGAGTGATAAAAAGGCTTCAAACTTGTTTATGTTACATTTTGCTATGAACTTTCCTAGATAAAATTATTACTCCTGTTTCCTACCTAAATTAGGTctttttctctcatgatgtataaaAATTTCTGTAGTTGCAACGTGCTACTTTATGTCAATTTTCATGTTGATCTCAAGATGCTTCCTCAGCTTCACAGTGACAATAGACGCTACACGCTGCTCAACAAGATTGGAAATTACGTCAATGATATATAAGCAGCTCAAAGATTGAACAACTCCTACAATGACAACGAACTGTCATTGTGCACATCTTAGCGGTTCTGCAAATTGATTGAGCACCGAATGTATGATTGCCCCAAGTTGGTTGGGAACTGTCATTGGTCACCTCGGCATACAGAGGTATTTCGATTCGGGTAAGAAACTAGAAAGTAGAACTTCAACTTCTGTGGTTGAATTTGATGTCTTTGGTAGGCAGAATGAAAAGAAGGAATTGATTGACCGTTTAACATCTAAGGAGGCAAGTGAAAAAAATCTGACTGTTGTCCCTATTGTTGGAATGGGGGGCATGGGCAAGACAACACTTGCTAAAGCTGCTTACAATGATGAGAAGGTGCAAAGCCATTTTAATTGGACAGCTTGGTTTTGTGTGTCTGAGCCATATGATGCTTTCAGAATAACAAAAGGGTTACTTCAAGATATGGGCTCATTTGACTTAAAGGATGACAATAATCTTAATCGGTTACAAGTCAAATTAAAGGAAAAACTAAATGGAAAAAGATTTCTCATTGTTCTAGATGATGTATGGAATGAAAAATACAACGAGTGGGATGACTTGAGGAATATTTTTGTTGACGGAAACATTGGAAGTAAGATCGTCGTGATGACACGTAAAGAGAGTGTTGCCTTGATGATGGGTAGTGGGGCAATCAACGTGCAGACTTTGTCTGATGAAGCCTCTTGGGCTTTATTCAGACGACATTCGTTAGAAAACAGGGATCCTATGGAACATCCGGAACTTGAAGAGGTCGGAAAACAAATTGCAGCTAAGTGCAAAGGACTTCCCTTAGCTCTGAAGACGCTCGCTGGCATGTTACGCTCCAAATCAGAAATTGAAGGGTGGAGACGTATTTTGAGAAGTGAAATGTGGAAGCTGCCTAACAATGACATATTACCAGCATTGATGTTGGGCTACAATGAACTTCCCCCACACTTAAAGCCATGTTTTTCCTTTTGTGCAATATTTCCTAAAGATTATCCATTTAGGAAAGAGCAAGTTATTCATCTGTGGATTGCTAATGGTCTTGTAGAACAACAGGGAGATGAAAGAATTCAAGATTTAGGCAACCAATACTTTGACGAGTTGAGATCAAGATCGTTGTTCGAAAGGGTCCCAAAGTCTTCTGAAAGAGATGGAGGGAAATTCTTAATGCATGATCTTGTCAATGATTTGGCCCAAACTGCATCTTCAAAACTTTGTGTCAGGTTGGAAGATTGCCAAGGATCTCATATGCTGGAACAAAGTCGGCACTTGTCCTATTCAATGGGAGAAGGTGGTGACTTTAAGAAATTGAATCGNNNNNNNNNNNNNNNNNNNNNNNNNNNNNNNNNNNNNNNNNNNNNNNNNNNNNNNNNNNNNNNNNNNNNNNNNNNNNNNNNNNNNNNNNNNNNNNNNNNNCAGGAGGAGTTGCAGAGAACTGATCACAGACCATTTTAATAATGTTTCTGGAGTGCTAAGCAATATTGATCAATTAAAAGGAAGCAAACTCAGTTACGCAAAACAGGCCAttttgaataatgaacttatatTTGGAACTACACCTCAACAGCAGGCTCTACCTGTAGAGGATGGGTTCTCTGTGAGCTATTTTCTCCTCAATAAAAATGAAATGTTTTCGAGTCATTTGTGGATGAGTTTCGGTCAGTTGCTTGGCTGTGACGACCCAAAGCAGATGAATCAGCTTAAAGGATTCGCCTTTGATTGTCTATTAGAGTACCGAGACTCAAAATTTGCTCGATACTCTGATTCTGGTTTCAGAATCTGCACCAAACTACCATCAAGTATGACCAAAGAGATTCTGATTGCTGGTATTATTGAAGAGGGCAAAGATTGGATAGAATTTGGTAATTTGAATCCAGACGAGCTAATAGAATGAGAACCCATCCTCTACGGACTTCGAGATTGAAGAATATGAATGTGGCACTGAAGTTGCTAGGCATATTCTCCAAGACTAGATGAAGTTGTTTTAGACCTCTACAGTTCTAGCTAAATTTGGATGGAACTGTTAGTAGCTCCTCTTTTTGAGACTTTGTTGCAAGCCTATCAGCGCTGTTCTCATGTGATAACTCTTgcctcaataatgtcaagcaaaGTATTTTGTACAAATCATTGATTCTGCATCTGATTCTACTTATTGTACTTGCACTTTTGCATTTATGAACATTAAGAACAAGCCCTTCGTGAACATCTGTTTGAAGTAGAACATTACaagaacaaaatgaaaaatggttGAAATGTAAGAACAATTTGAAGGGCAACCCAATAAGCCTAAATGGATGCATATGCCAAAATCTATTATTATGATATTCAATGTTCATCAATCCATAAGCAAATTACTTTCTATAGTTCCCAGTAGGTTACAATGAGTCGGTCCGATTCAAACCTATTGCTCTATACAACTCTTAagacaaatttataaaatcattctTCTATAAAAAGAAAATGTAAATGAAAAAACAATCTTTCAAGCAAGTAAAAAGGACCATCCGGTGCACTAAACTCCCGCTATGTGCAGGGTTTGggccacaagggtctattgtaagTAGATTATGTTTCCATAGCTTGAACCTAAAATATCCTCGTCATATGGTAGCAACTTTATCGGTTAGTCCAACTTTATTGGTTACACCAAGACTCCCTTGTAggcaaataaaatgaaaaaaagatcaaagaatcaaaatcacatgAAGAATGATTCTCCTCCATTTTTCAGAGGTGAGAATCATAATTGTCTGTAACCAAGAAGAGTCCTTCCAGCAACTCTGTTAGTTCTTCCTACTCTGTTTTCACCATTAATGGCAGTCCTTGCAACAGAAGCCAATCCCTTCAGTTCCTCCACATTAGCATAACTCTTCCTAGTCATCAAACCCTCAATCCCCTTCTCCGCTAAATTCACCGATTTGCTACCTCCAATACTCCCAACAACCCCATAAAACTTGCCATTTTTTGCACCATACGGAGGCGAAGTAGCTGACTTCTCCTTCAAAGTCGGCAGCATAGTAGGCGGCGGCTTTCAATTCTCCTTTCACAATGCTGATGAAAAATCAGGCACTGATTGTTATGATCTCAATAATAGTCGATCAAATGTTAGTTGTTTGGATTCAAAGTTGGGAATAGAAAGTAAATAGAAACGCACGAGATTGAGAATAAAAGGTCGAGATTACTCAAGTTTAAAAGAATCGCAAGGGTCGTGATGATGCCACGTGGCAAGGTGGTTATATACACACTTCATAGGAGAAAGAAGGGCATAACTGAAATCTAGTAAATCAATTgttcttcttttctctctcaatTCCTTTCTATCCCCATCTAAATCTAACTTTGTCTTCTTATCTTCTTCCCCTACAGATCTACTCATTCATGGAGTTCTCTATAAATTTATTTTCTCTTCATATATAggattttcttgttattttaaatttcatttccctattttttgatataaatagaaaatttctcaaaaaataccGTGTTAGTTGTTTGGTTACTGCAATTttgttatgatttgatttgggatcaTAATAATTGGTATCAAAGAAATGAATCTGTCTTGACTATGGGTAGTAATTCGAAAAAGATGTTTATGGAATCATCAACTTTGGTTAAATTGGTTGAACGAAACAATGCCAATAGAAGGGCACCTATGGATGAAGTTTCTGGAATAGTTGTGGATTTAAAACAATTTCAGAGGTGGTGTAAGGATTGCACATGCAGTATTGACTGCCAATGCAACTCTTGCGTCTATGGGTGTGTACACAGCCTTGACTACCAATGTTGCTTTTGTCTTTATGTATGTTCAAGGGAAATAAATGTAGAGGAAATACAAACTAAGGTAGTTTCAGATGACTATGCTATTGTTGAACTGCTGAAGATTGAAAACAGCCGTAAGATTGATTCAAAATACAATGAGGACCAGGCGTTCGACGAATATCCTCAATGGGTCGAATTTGAAGTTCTAGTTGAACTTCACTccatccaaaataaaaataccacGAAAATAGAGATCCTGAACGCAGATCTagattcatgactttatgttcttgctattgaggATACCATACTAAAATTGATGGGTCTCTATGATCATTTCGGTTATTATAATGTCATGAAACACCTTGAGGCTGCACCTTTATCAGTTTCAATTAAGGTACTTCTGGACATGGAGATTGGTTCCACGCTATTCGATATAAAGGCGGAGGAGGATATTTTGGTCGTATTTTGGGTTCCTCATGTAACTATTGGTTCACTCTCACATGTTATAGTTTTATTCATTTATAATTGGGTTGATACTGGGAAGGTTTTTTGGGCTTTATATGATAGGGGAAAATTGGGTGTGTATTCATTTAGTCGAGTTCTGCTTTTCAGTTTTGCCAATGGATTTCTATTTCTGAATATTGTAAATGCTAAAGCAAAGATACCAACACCAGTTGTTGTGAAATCAGAGGATTGGGACGAGTGTGCATCAGCACTAATTAAAATTATAGGTGCTGAGATTTCTAAACTAGCAGATAAATCTAGTGAGTGTGTATGCCTCACTGAAAGGTGCAATGAGTGGACTGATAGTATTATAGTTGAGGCATGGGTGAAAACCACAAAAATTGTTTGTATTGAAGCCACACTAGAGCAGTCGGACAATCAGAAACAGGAGCAAAATGTAGATGTGGAAGCATCGTCAAGGATTCTGACACCTTTACAAATTCGCAAAATGGCAGAGGCATtactgaaaaagaaaatgaaagaaatgaaAGTAGGTAGTGCTCAAGGATGTTTCTTTAGAGTCAAAACAGTGAATACTTTGTCAAAAGTTCATGGACAAATTTTTAGTGTTGAGGTTAATTGGACTTCAAAGCTACTGTACCTTCTTGTTAATATTGGCCTCAAAGACCCCGGTACACAATCAGATCTGGTAGAGAAATGGGTAGAATATGAAGATGTGGGTATTGTTTTCCTTTATTATAATGATTGCGTTATATGCGTCTTGTTTCAAGAAATACTCGAAAGGAATATAGATAACATGCTAATACCCTTTGGACAATACATGGATCCTCTGCCTATTGTTGTTGCTCTGCGAGTACTAATTCAGGTATATTGCTTGAGAAACAAAATGATG of the Capsicum annuum cultivar UCD-10X-F1 chromosome 11, UCD10Xv1.1, whole genome shotgun sequence genome contains:
- the LOC107871024 gene encoding putative disease resistance RPP13-like protein 1 (The sequence of the model RefSeq protein was modified relative to this genomic sequence to represent the inferred CDS: added 94 bases not found in genome assembly); this encodes MIAPSWLGTVIGHLGIQRYFDSGKKLESRTSTSVVEFDVFGRQNEKKELIDRLTSKEASEKNLTVVPIVGMGGMGKTTLAKAAYNDEKVQSHFNWTAWFCVSEPYDAFRITKGLLQDMGSFDLKDDNNLNRLQVKLKEKLNGKRFLIVLDDVWNEKYNEWDDLRNIFVDGNIGSKIVVMTRKESVALMMGSGAINVQTLSDEASWALFRRHSLENRDPMEHPELEEVGKQIAAKCKGLPLALKTLAGMLRSKSEIEGWRRILRSEMWKLPNNDILPALMLGYNELPPHLKPCFSFCAIFPKDYPFRKEQVIHLWIANGLVEQQGDERIQDLGNQYFDELRSRSLFERVPKSSERDGGKFLMHDLVNDLAQTASSKLCVRLEDCQGSHMLEQSRHLSYSMGEGGDFKKLNRLSKSEQLRTLLPIQIQSLFHPRLSKRVLHNI